A region of Vitis vinifera cultivar Pinot Noir 40024 chromosome 13, ASM3070453v1 DNA encodes the following proteins:
- the LOC132254905 gene encoding disease resistance protein RPV1-like: MPNLEQLDVEGCRSLDNVDSSIGFLKKLTLLNLGRCQKIRSLPSTIQNLVSLKSLYIDETVIEKLPSSIYHLTSLQLLSINECKNLRSLSSSICRLKYLEKLYLSDISNFKTFPEIMEVMECLKALDLSGTCIKELPSSIEFLKQLVDLRLVNCENLRSLPSSICRLKYLQELDLSYCSNFETFPEIMEVMECLESLHLNGTCIKELPSSIEFLKHLAYLWLVKCENLRSLPSSICRLKYLEQLDLSDCSNFETFPEIMEDMECLKWLDLSGTCIKELPSSIEFLKHLADLQLVKCENLRSLPSSIYRLKYLEKLNLSGCSNLETFPEIMEDMECLKWLDLSGTCIKELTSSIEFLKHLADLQLVKCENLRSLPSSIYRLKYLEKLNLSGCSNLETFPEIMEDMECLKWLDLSGTCIKELPSSIEFLKHLASLR; encoded by the coding sequence ATGCCAAATTTGGAGCAACTAGATGTTGAAGGTTGTAGAAGTTTGGATAATGTTGACTCATCTATTGGTTTCTTGAAGAAGCTTACTTTGTTGAATTTGGGAAGGTGCCAAAAGATTAGGAGCTTGCCAAGTACAATTCAAAACTTGGTCTCTCTTAAAAGTCTTTATATAGATGAAACTGTTATTGAAAAATTACCATCCTCAATATATCATCTCACCTCACTTCAGTTGCTATCTATTAATGAATGCAAAAACTTGAGGAGTCTTTCGAGCAGCATTTGTAGGTTGAAATACCTTGAAAAACTTTATCTCTCTGATATTTCAAACTTTAAGACTTTTCCGGAAATCATGGAGGTTATGGAATGCTTAAAGGCACTTGATTTAAGTGGAACGTGTATAAAAGAGCTTCCATCAtcaattgagtttttaaaacaactcgTTGATTTGCGGTTAGTGAACTGTGAAAACTTGAGGAGTCTTCCGAGCAGCATTTGTAGGTTGAAATACCTTCAAGAACTTGATCTCTCTTATTGTTCAAACTTTGAGACTTTTCCGGAAATCATGGAGGTTATGGAATGCTTAGAGTCGCTTCATTTAAATGGAACGTGTATAAAAGAGCTTCCATCATCAATTGAGTTTCTAAAACATCTCGCTTATTTGTGGTTAGTGAAGTGTGAAAACTTGAGGAGTCTTCCAAGCAGCATTTGTAGATTGAAATACCTTGAACAACTTGATCTCTCTGATTGTTCAAACTTTGAGACTTTTCCGGAAATCATGGAGGATATGGAATGCTTAAAGTGGCTTGATTTAAGTGGAACGTGTATAAAAGAGCTTCCATCATCAATTGAGTTTCTAAAACATCTCGCTGATTTGCAGTTAGTGAAGTGTGAAAACTTGAGGAGTCTTCCGAGCAGCATTTATAGGTTGAAATACCTTGAAAAACTTAATCTCTCTGGTTGTTCAAACTTGGAGACTTTTCCGGAAATCATGGAGGATATGGAATGCTTAAAGTGGCTTGATTTAAGTGGAACGTGTATAAAAGAGCTTACATCATCAATTGAGTTTCTAAAACATCTCGCTGATTTGCAGTTAGTGAAGTGTGAAAACTTGAGGAGTCTTCCGAGCAGCATTTATAGGTTGAAATACCTTGAAAAACTTAATCTCTCTGGTTGTTCAAACTTGGAGACTTTTCCGGAAATCATGGAGGATATGGAATGCTTAAAGTGGCTTGATTTAAGTGGAACGTGTATAAAAGAGCTTCCATCATCAATTGAGTTTCTAAAACATCTCGCTTCTTTGCGGTAG